ACCACCATTGATGAAGTCATCAGGGACATTGTAACCAATGAAGTAGACGTCTTCTGCCTGCAGTCCACGTTCCCAACTCCAGGAAGCGGTGCGGGCTCCAATCCACAGTTTGCCGGTGAATTCATCACAGGGAGCGCCGCCACAGCTGCCGGTCGTTCCGGTTTCATCTCCCGTTCGCACTTCGCCAACCAGAATCGTATTGGTAGTTCCATCTGTGATATCACGCATTCGCAGCGCTTTGTTGACACCCAACACGAGGCGTTCGGTGGCGTAGTTGGATTTTCCGAAGCTCCCCTTATCAGTATTAATGCCCCCCATGGGATCGGAAGGACAATTGAAAATGGGGATGATGGTCTTAGATGAAGGAATGAAGGTTGAACCCGTATAGCCAAGCTGCCAGTTCATGGTGAAGTTATTGGTTTCGGTACCGACCTGATTGTAAAGATTGGCTTGATCGATGTAAGGCAGGATCATGGTTCCCCAACCCAGACCGTTTTTGTTGGCTTCCTCGGTGGCAACGCCATAAGCCTGGTCGCCGTCAATCCAGCCGGGAGGGAAGGCACGGGCGGTATCGTGATAATTATGAAAGGCAACGCCGATCTGTTTCAAGCTGTTTTTGCAGGTGCTGCGTCGGGCCGCTTCACGGGCCTGCTGGACTGCCGGTAACAGCAATGCGATCAGAATCGCGATGATGGCAATCACCACCAGAAGTTCGATTAACGTAAATCCTCGGAACAGATTTGTTTCCGTGTTGCGCTTTGTCATTTTCATCTTTTACGCCATCCCAAATAATTTAAAAGTAAATATTCTTAATATACGAATCAATGAACGCTTCTTTATTAAATAATAGTATCTTATGAATATTTAGATAATCAATAATAAAGTTGAGATAAGGTTCTATTTAGCTGGGAATACGAGAATATGCTTCGCTAATTCCGCATAAAACCAGTGAGGTTATGGTCATATGTCGTCAATGTGTCGGAGTGACAGCTGGCAGACGTTTCATTGGGACACAAAAGAGTGGTCAGGAGTCGGGATGCTCAACTGCCAGTTTCTGACGGGCGCGACCATGCAGGGGGGCGCGTTTGAGACATTCCTGGAAGTCAGATATGGATGCTTTTACCTCACCACTGGCTTCCTGAATCAGGCCGCGATCATACCAGCACTGGGGATCAGCGGGGTTGAGTTTGATCGCGCGTTCGATCTTGTTGAGCGCTTCTGCCAGTTGGTCAGCGCGATAATATTCCATCGCTTCCAGCCGGTATGTGAGTGCCTGTTCCAATCGGCTTTCGTCAGTTTGTCCTGCCTGCTGCAAAATATCTGCCAGCCGCTGATGCAGGTCTGCAGCTTTCGACATTGATCCGGCACGCTGTCCCAGAACCGCCGCCTGATTCCAGTCTCCCAGGATCCCTGTCGCTTCAGCCCGATACATCAACACGTCCGCATTGTTGATTCCCATGTTGTTTAATTTCAGAATGGTCTCCAGCATTTTGCGCGGCAGTTGCTGCTGGTGCTGCACTTCCAGTAACCGCATTAGAAAGATCTGGCGATGCGTCGACGGATAACCTTCCAGCCGGTCGATCAGTTTGACCAG
The sequence above is a segment of the Gimesia algae genome. Coding sequences within it:
- a CDS encoding DUF1559 domain-containing protein, which translates into the protein MKMTKRNTETNLFRGFTLIELLVVIAIIAILIALLLPAVQQAREAARRSTCKNSLKQIGVAFHNYHDTARAFPPGWIDGDQAYGVATEEANKNGLGWGTMILPYIDQANLYNQVGTETNNFTMNWQLGYTGSTFIPSSKTIIPIFNCPSDPMGGINTDKGSFGKSNYATERLVLGVNKALRMRDITDGTTNTILVGEVRTGDETGTTGSCGGAPCDEFTGKLWIGARTASWSWERGLQAEDVYFIGYNVPDDFINGGARTVADRFALSSMHVGGVHVLLADGSVRFLSENIDVNTYKWLNDENDGKVLGEF